TCGACAAGAAACAAGCCGTCGTCACCGAGATCCTGACCAAGCTCGGGATGACCAAGAAGCAGTAGTCGGACAGTCGCCGCGCCGCGCACCCATGGCGCGGCGACTGCAATGCCGTTACGCAGAGGGCTGCCCGTGGACATTCCCGTCTGGTCCAACCTCCTTCATGGTTTTGGAATCGTGTTTTCGCTCCAGAACCTGTCATTGCTCTTCGTGGGTGTTCTGCTCGGCACCATCGTGGGTGTCATGCCGGGGCTCGGCTCGCTCAGCACGATGGCCATTCTTCTGCCGGTCACGTTCGGCATGGACCCCGTTGCCGCAGTGATCATGCTGGTTGGAATCCACTACGGTTCCAGCTACGGCGGATCGACCACCGCCATCTTGGTCAATATCCCGGGCGAAGGTTCCTCGGTGATGACCTGCATGGATGGGTATCCGATGGCGAAACAGGGACGCGCGAAAGCGGCCCTTGCCACATCGGCGATCGGGTCGTTCTTCGCCGGCACGGTCAGCGCCGTGCTTCTCATGTTTCTTGCGGAGCCCATCTCCGCCCTGGGCATGAAGTTCGGTCCGCCGGAGTACTTCGCCATCATGTTCCTCGCGCTGACCATGGTCGGCAGCCTGTCGACCGAAGCGCCGCTGAAGGGCCTGTTCATGGCGCTCGTCGGCCTGCTGCTTGCCACGATCGGCATAGAGAGGCAGAGCGGACAGGTGCGCTTCACCTTCGGCGTCGAACAGCTCACCGACGGAATCCATTTCATCGTGGTGGCGATCGGGATGTTCGGCGTGACCGTGGTCATGAACGAATCGCAGCGGATTCGCAAGTTCGGATTCAAACCGCCGCGTGACCAGATCCGGGGTGTCGGTTTGTGGATCACCTGGACCGAGCTGAAACAGTCCTTCATGCCCTACGTACGCGGAAGCTTCCTCGGCTTTGCGACTGGGGTGCTACCCGGATTGGGTGGGATGACGGCGACGCTGCTCGCCTATGGCGTGGAGAAGCAGGTATCCAAACACCCCGAGCAGTTCGGCAAGGGGGCGATCGAGGGCGTGGCGACGGTGGAGGCCTCGAACAATGCGGCCAACGGCGCGAACCTCGTCCCGCTGATGACGCTGGGCATACCGGGCAATGCGTCTACTGCGCTGCTGCTGGGCGCGTTCATCATGTATGGCCTCAAACCCGGCCCGTTGCTCATGGAGACCAACCCCGACTTCTTCTGGGCCGTCGTGGCGAGTCTCTACATCGGCAACGTCATGCTTCTCATCCTGAACCTGCCGCTGGTCAACCTTTTCGCGAAGCTGCTCGATGTGCCCGAGGCGTTGCTGAACGGTCTCGTGCTCGCGCTCTGTGTCCTGGGGGTCTACACCCGGGAATATCTGATGACGGACCTCTATCTGATGATCGCTTTCGGCGTCCTCGGCTATTTCGCGGAGAAATACAAGTACCCCGTGGCGCCGCTTCTGCTCGGGCTGGTATTGGGCAATCTGCTCGAGCAGGCATTATTGCGCTCGATGTCGGTGTCGAACGGTGATCCCACCATTTTCTTCACGCGTTCCATATCGCTCGTCATCATGATCGCGGCACTGATCTCCCTGGCTTATTCCTTAAGGAAGTTCTATGCCGGCAAGCGGACTACGCTTTCGACCGAGGCGGGCCATGCTCTTGCGGCCGGACATCCGGTCGCCCCCGCCGTAAGCGGCGCCATGAGCAAACGATGGCTCACTGCCGACCGTCTCGCCGCGGTGTTGACGATACCGATTGGCGTGGTCCTCATCTTCGTTGCGCTCCAGGCGCCCCGACCCAATATACCTATGGTCATCGGGCCGCATGTCTGGCCGATTTGTATCCTGATCCTGCTGATCGCGTGCGCCGTGCCTTTGTTGTTGTGGCGGCGGGGCGGCGAAACTAAAGAGGTACCGCTTGCGTCGCCCCCATTGACTGCGGGAGCAGCTGGTGAGTCGAGCTGGTATGCGAAGCCCGCGATGGCAGCGCTGTTGACGGTTGCGGGTCTGCTGGTCTACACGTTGCTTCTCGAAGCGCTGGGTTTTCTCCTGTGTACCATTCTGCTCGTGCTCTACCAGACACGCGTCATCCAGCAGGGTCACTGGGTCCGCAACGTTGCCACAGCAGTGATCTTCAGCTTGGTGCTCTATTTCGGGATGACGAAGCTGCTCTCGGTAAAGCTGCCAGTGGGTTTGCTGGGGTGGTAGCTTAGGACGATAGTTCGTTGCAATTCAGCTGCCACGGCTCGGATCATGCTGTGCGCTCTACACCACTAGACCGTCTCTGCGCGCACCCTCGCTGGCGATCTCGCTTCTATCCCCGTTCGGCGCGAGCATGATCGGTGTCGGCGCCGACGGCCACCGACAGATTCTCGGTGTAGCGGAGGGTCAGAAGGAGGGAGGATCTGGAGGGCTGGCATGGTTTCCTACGCCATCTCAAGCAACGTGGCGTAGCCGGCGGTCCAGCTCATCATCTCCGACGCCTGTATCGGACATCGTTGAGGACGAGGCGGCGCTTTTTCCCCAGGCGCAATG
The Betaproteobacteria bacterium genome window above contains:
- a CDS encoding tripartite tricarboxylate transporter permease, whose amino-acid sequence is MPLRRGLPVDIPVWSNLLHGFGIVFSLQNLSLLFVGVLLGTIVGVMPGLGSLSTMAILLPVTFGMDPVAAVIMLVGIHYGSSYGGSTTAILVNIPGEGSSVMTCMDGYPMAKQGRAKAALATSAIGSFFAGTVSAVLLMFLAEPISALGMKFGPPEYFAIMFLALTMVGSLSTEAPLKGLFMALVGLLLATIGIERQSGQVRFTFGVEQLTDGIHFIVVAIGMFGVTVVMNESQRIRKFGFKPPRDQIRGVGLWITWTELKQSFMPYVRGSFLGFATGVLPGLGGMTATLLAYGVEKQVSKHPEQFGKGAIEGVATVEASNNAANGANLVPLMTLGIPGNASTALLLGAFIMYGLKPGPLLMETNPDFFWAVVASLYIGNVMLLILNLPLVNLFAKLLDVPEALLNGLVLALCVLGVYTREYLMTDLYLMIAFGVLGYFAEKYKYPVAPLLLGLVLGNLLEQALLRSMSVSNGDPTIFFTRSISLVIMIAALISLAYSLRKFYAGKRTTLSTEAGHALAAGHPVAPAVSGAMSKRWLTADRLAAVLTIPIGVVLIFVALQAPRPNIPMVIGPHVWPICILILLIACAVPLLLWRRGGETKEVPLASPPLTAGAAGESSWYAKPAMAALLTVAGLLVYTLLLEALGFLLCTILLVLYQTRVIQQGHWVRNVATAVIFSLVLYFGMTKLLSVKLPVGLLGW